Genomic window (Wenzhouxiangella marina):
GCAGGCCGGCGCGTGATCGAGAAAGTGCGCAGCGAAGGCGATGAGGAAATCGTCTTCGGCCTGGCCAGATCAGTGCGCCGCGGCGAGGGTTGGCAGACCCTCTTCGAGCTTGAGAGTATGCCCTGGCGCTACGCCGGCGAACCCCTGTCGGGATTCGGCAACGACTACGTCATCGCCGGCTCCGAGCAGGAGACCGAGCTGATCGCAGAGGTGGAAGAGGCCTGGCGGGCCGAGCAGGAACGATTGGCTGAAGCCGAACGCCGTGAGCAGGAGGCCCTGGCCGCGACCAACCAGGCCATCCTCGAGTTGCTGGGCAGCGGTTTCGCCGAGCTCGAAGCCGAGCGCAACGGCGACTTCGTCAACGCCATCGCCGAGTTCCAGCCCCCGGGCCAGATCGAGCGCCGCTTCGATCTGCCGATCGTCTTCGCCGGTGCGACCTACACCTACCACGCCATCATCCGCGACGGCCGCCTGCGCCTGACCGACCCCGAAGGCAACTGTCGCGTCGAGCTGCAGCTACTCGCCAGCGGCGAGCAGCTCGAGGGCGTGTCCACCTGCTCCCTGATGCCCGGCGCCATCGCCTGGGTGCCGACCAGCGAAGCGGCGCTGAGCGCTAAATATCAGGAGGCCAACCAGCAGCTCCTTGCCTTCTTCCAGTCCGCGCGATCCAACGGAACCCTGAGTTTCACCGAACGCAACCTGACCTTCGGCGGCAGCAATACCTTCACGATCGAAATCACCGGCATCGAAGGGACGACGATCAATCTCGATGGCTACCGCTACGGGCGCAAACAGTGGTCCGCCGTCTGGTATATCCAGTACGGGAAGATCCGCAGCCGAACCACCGACGCCTTCTGGTATTTCCTGGAGTATCGCTCACCCGAAGCCCTGGAGGGTCGTCGTTACAACAATCGCCCGAATCGCCCGATCGGCCTGGAACTCCGCCGCGGCTGATGAGAAAGGCGCAGCAAGCAATCGCTCCCGGCCCGAGGGCCGGGGATGACGACCCATCGCTCATGCCGAGTCCTTTATCGATGTCGACCGTTTCACATTTCTCCTGCGACCGGTTTGTGCCGACGGCGCGTCTTTGCTATAACCAGAACCGTGGGCAAAGTTGGCAACAGGGGCGCGGTGCCGAGCAGATCGGTCCGTCGAGCAGGGGAAGCTGTCGAATCGATGACGGCGATTCCATGTGCGAAGAAGTCGGCCGCCTCGGTCGTGCAATTTGCGCTTTTCTCACGCTGATTGCGCTCAAGTACAAGGGCGCGAGAGAAGCAAGTTGGATAATTTGTCCTTCTAGATTCTGACAGAAAACCACCTGAATCCTGGAACCCCCGGGAGGATGTGAACTGAATTGGCTAATACACAGCAGAACCATGGCCAGTCGCAAACAGGACATCCTGAACGTAGGGGATTTTTATGTATAAAAAGCAGAAATCTTTTGGTTCCACAACGCGCTTTCTCTGAATTTGTAGCTTGTAGTCAATAGGAGTTCTAGAAGATGCCGCTACCTCCGCCAACAGCCCCTCGGGCTAGAGAACTTCCCAAAGATATCTTTGTGAACCGAGGGTCAACGATCAAATGGGTTAATGATCTGTACAGGAAAGTGTCGCAGAGTCGATCTTCGGAGCTTGCGTTGATATTGGGCAAAGGTGGGGAAGGAAAGACGACTCTGAAGCAGTATCTGGTCAATAAGGTCCTTATAAAAAACACCGATTTCAGAAAGCCTTTGATTGTAGACGTTGATCTGAAGGACCTGACTCCCAACCAAACTCCGGATGCTGTAGAGCTTTTGGTTCGCATAAGAAACAAGCTCACCCAAGAAGGCCTTGCTCTCCCGCTGTTCGACTTTGCAATACATGCCCTATGGTCTGATGCCCAACGCTCCGAGGGGGAGGCCAAATTAGACAAGCGAAATTTAAAGCTAGAGTTGGAGGAAGGTATCGTAGAAGTCGGTAGGGACGTGATTGCCGAGTTCATAGAAAACGGAGAGAATGTTTCTATAAAGCTCCTTCGATTCGGATTGAAACAACTCAATGAGCGTCTGTACCGAAGACGCAAGCTCCAGGCGCGATCTCAAGATCATTTTGATTTTATTGAATCACTGCTTAAAGAACAGATCATCGACAAAGAGAAGCTTGAAAAGCGCCTGCCGGAAATACTTGCGGATGATATTGAATTTCTGCTGAGTAATTGGGGGGCGAAGAAAGCTAGAACCCTTGTGGTTGTTTTTGACGAGTTCGAGCGTGTATTCGATGGCCACGAGCGAATTCCCAGCGATACGCTCCGGCGGATTGACAACGCGATCAACCTGATCGTTGCTACTTTGCGTACTCGAACGCTCTCGATTATTTTCAGTAGAAGAGCGCCGAACTGGGGCGAAACAAGCAAGGAGTGGGAGGCGTATCTTTCAAAGCAGACACGCAAGCTGCATGGCATTCCCCTTCAAGATGCCAGGGAGTGGGTTCGTTGCGATGTGGATGATGATTTGCTGGTTCCAGTGATTCTTGCAAATGCCGGTGAGGATACTGATGGTGCAGAGCATTACTATGCGCTCCTGATTCGCTATCAGCTTGAACACATAGTTCCGAGGATCAAGCGCGGGGAGCGGATCGATGTTCGCAGTCTTGATATTCGCGACCGCGCCTTTGACGATCGTAAGCGTGAGATTATTAGTCGAGTCCTTCGCGACTACGATAGGCGGCTTAGGGCTGTTATCGAAGAGTTTTGTTACGTCGACTACTTTAATGAGGCGCTATTTAATGAGGTGATTGGGCAAATAGGAGCATCAGGTAAGCGCTCTAAATTCAGTGCTCTAACAAGTCTCTCCGTAATTCGCGAGCGAGGGAATGGCTTTTACGAAGTCACACCCGCTGTCGCCGACATTATTCGTTCTTCAGTCCCTGAGGAGGAGGGTCGGCGTATATATGAGAGACTTCTGGAGTCGTTGAATCGATTGATAGAGGTCCCGTACTCCGGGAAGTTTAGCTACCAGAATGTTCAGGCAGTCTCCATGGCGGTTTCAATTGCTTTTCGTGTCGATCATGATCGTGCGATTGAAATCGCGAGAAAGGCTGGTTCGCATTCGGCGTCAGCGGGATACGCGCGGCAATTAATAGATATATGCGATGAGCTCCGTGATCGTCTCCTATTGTCCGGAGATTTGAATGATCGCCGGGATCAGTCCTTGCTTGCACTTCGCGCGAGTCTTGATCTGAGCTTGGGAGACAACAGGCTTGCATTCGAGTTGATATCAAAGCATGAAAATGGCGATATCAAGCTCAGGGCGGTTGATGTCAGGTGGATGATTCTTTTGGCGCGATCGTTTGAGGATGCGGAGAGGGTTTTTAATGCTTTCGAGGCAGCGATTAGAGCTGCCCGTGGCGGTGTCCGTTCGCAGTACGTTTCGCTCGTCAGAGCCATGATAAAGAAGTCGCCAACCTCGGATATTCAGGACAAGTATATAGAGTTGCTTTTTGAGATCGATGAGCACGTAGATTCCTGGGTTCTTCGTTCGATGATCCGCCGCGCATCAGGCTTTGAAGAGGCGTGGAGGTTGGTGCTGGATCATTCATTTATCAAGATGGATCATAAGCATGTTGGCTTCCTGATGCAGAAGTACGAAACGAGAGAAGATCTGGAAAATATCAAGGAGCTGATGTCAGAGCATGGAGTTCAATTGAATCAGGTTCATCGGAACATATTGTTCCAAAAGAGGAGCATCGTGGATCCTGATGATGTTTTTCAAGGTTTTGAGGACGAGCGAAGGAAGCGTAGAAATATTGTTTCATATACGCAGGAGATCAACGTTTCTTCGAATTTTGAAGAGGCTCATGAATTGTTTGTTTCTATGATTGAAGAGGGTATTGTTCCTGACTATCGGGCAATCGGTACACTTGCTGAAAAAGTTGGGGATCCTGAAGATCGACGGGCTTTTCTTGACTCGATAGACTCTTTCGCGGATAGAGGTAATTGGGTCCAGTTTCAGGCCCTGCTTCATCAAGTTGACGATCTAAGGGAATGCCTTGATGCCGTCCAAGAGTTATTGGCTTTCGGCGTCGAAATGAAGCTTGGGTTCGCAAAGCGCATTGGTGACGCATGCCAAAGGTATGCAAGAGGACCTGAAGTTTCATTTGACGAGATCTCTCAACATCGTTTGAGATTTGATTCTCTTTGTGAGCGCTTCGATGCCGCGGAAGGCGCTCTGGAGGAATGGGATCAACGTATTTTGGTGGTGCTGAAGCGTGATGATGTCGCGCGCAATTATTTCGCTGAATATCTCAAGCCCCTTGGTGTTCAATTGCGCGCGCAAGCGTTGCGCCGAATGATGCTGGCTGAGACTGATTTTGATTCGGCAATGCAATGGGTTGTGGCCCTGAGAGGATCTGACTCCACAATAGCGCCGGATGTGGTTACCTCGCTGGCAAAGAAATGCCGTGATTGGTCTGATTCGAAGCAGGTCTTGGAGCTTGCTGAACAACAGCTAGTGCCTGTGGCGGGGCTGGTTTCGGCAATTCTCCGAGCACAGTCCGAGGATCCTCTGGCGGTTCAGAACAGCATCAAGCGTCTTATGGATCGTTTCGATCGCGAACCTTTGGAGGCGGCGTTACAAGAGCCCGGAGCCATTCGGGCGATGATTGTTTGGAGTCAATCGCCCGACATGCTGGATGCTGTGATTGATCTGGCGAGAAAGTTGGATATTGCTCCGACAGCTAGCGTTATTGTACGAATTGCCGAGCTCAGTCAGGCCCTGACGGAATTTGCACATAGGATGAGGAGACTTCCGCCGCCGGATGGTGTGTTTTCCCCTCGCATAGCAACAGCGCTGGTGCCGCTTCTGGGGGCTACGCTGGATGGATCGGATTTGCATGCCCTGGCGGGATTATGGGGAATGAGCAAAGAGGATATCCGCGTCTCTCTCGAAATAGGTCGTGAGAAGATACTAGGAAGTTGAGGGCTTATGTTCTGAAGTGGCTAATGGCCTATAAGGAGCCAAGAGTGGCTCTCGTTTCGGGGTTGAGGGTTGCAGGTGTACTAGGGCGCTGCCTGGATCATTTTTTGGGTCTTTTCAAAAATTCTCTTTCTGTGGCGTTTCCTAGATCCTTCACCGAAAGGACGGAGCATGACGCGACTCGAGAGCGAAGTAATTTCAATCACCTCTGATCCACCCCCAACCCCCATCCTCGGCTGGCAACGCTCGGCCAGCCCCAACCCCGGCTTCGGCTTCCAGCGCAAGTCCACAGGTTCATCCCCTCCCGGGCGTAGGCAGGCCATCGAGGCGGGCAGCGAGGGCCATCTGATGACCATTGCCCCGACCGGTTCGGGCAAGGGGCGGTCGGTGATCATTCCGACCCTGTTGTCCTACACGGGGCCGGTGATCGTGGTGGATCCCAAGGGGGAGAACTACCAGGTCACGGCCAGGCGGCGGCGGGAGATGGGGCAGGCGGTGTTCAAGCTCGATCCCTTCGGGGTGACGGGGGAGGACAGCAGCTGCTTCAACCTGATCGACACCATCGACGTCGATCATGTCTCGGCCTACGACCAGGCGGTGGCGATGGCCGAGCTGATCGTGGCCAATCGCAGCCTGCGCGACCCCTTCTGGGACGACAGCGCCCGGCTGTTGACGGGGGCGCTGATCCTGCACGTGGCCACGGCCCGGCCGCCGGTGCTTCGTAATCTGAGTGAGGTGTTCTACCTGCTCAACCAGACCACGGAGGACATGGCGTTCACGATCAAGGAGCTGCAGAAGTCCAAGAATGAAATGGTGCGCTTCATGGCCTCGGGTTTTTCGGCGACGGAAGCCAGGGTCTGGGCCAGCATCCTGTCGACGGCCAGGGCATCCACGGGGGTGTTCAACGGGCCGGCCTTCGGCCAGATCAGCGGCAACAGCGAGATTCCCCTGGATGGCATCGTCCGCGGGGATCCGATCAGCATCTACCTGATCCTGCCGCCGGAAAAGCTCGACAGCCACGGCAGCCTGCTTCGGGTCTGGATCGGCAGCCTGATGGATCAGCTCTGCAAGCGCCGCCACCAGGTGCCCGAGCCGACCCTGTTCATTCTCGACGAGGCCGCCCAGCTCGGCGAGCTCAAGCAGCTGCGCCGGGCTGTGACCCTGCTGCGCGGCTACGGGGTGCGGACCTGGAGCTTCTGGCAGGATCTCAGCCAGCTCCAGAGCCTCTACCCGGACTGGGAAACGCTCTACAACAACACGCGCTACATCCAGACCTTCGGCGCCACCACGCATCTGTTGGGGGCCTCGCTCAGCCGCCTGCTGAATCTGCCCGGGGATGTCGATCCATTGAAGTTGACGCCCGGCGAGCTGATCCTCGCCGAAGCCGGGTGCCCGGCCCGGGTGGTGCTCAAGCCCGACTACCTGAAGGACGCCTGCTTCCGGGGGCACTACGACGACAACCCCTTCTACCAGCCCGCCTTGCCCGTGCCGGCACTGGCGGAATCAGCGAGCCAGGTGGTGCCGATCGAGCCCCGGGCCGCCGATGATCCCGAGTCCGAGCGAGACGAGCCCACCGACCCGGGCCGCGCCGACTGATGGCGCGGCCCGACGGCCCCAAAACCCCGCCGATCCGCCTGCTGGTGGTCGAGGACAATGCCGAGCGCATCGCGCGGTTCGAGCGCTGGATGCCGCCGGACGTGCGCGTGACCTTCGCACGCAGCGCGGGGCGTGCGATGCGCATCATCGAGCTGGATGCGGGCCGAGTCTACGCCGGCATGCTCCTCGATCACGATCTCGACGATCAGAACGCCTCGGACGATGAGCTGGGCCTGACCGGTCGCCACGTGGTCGACCGGATCATCCGCCACACGGACCCGGACGCGGCCATGCTGGTGCACTCGATCAACCCGGGCGGGGCGAGGATGATGGTGCGCCGCCTGGAGCTGGCGGGCTTCTGGGTGACCCGGATGCCGTTCCCCGTGCTCAGCGAAGCGAAGCTCAGGACCTGGATCGACGAGATCAGGAGCTACTGGCGGCCCTAGCAGAGCCCGGAAAAGAAAAAGCCTGCGCCGGGAGGCGCAGGCTTTTTTGATCGGCCGGATGGCCGGAACTCGGTGGTGGGCGATGGTGGGATCGAACCACCGACCCCTGCCGTGTGAAGGCAGTGCTCTCCCGCTGAGCTAATCGCCCCGAGCCGCGTATTGTAGGCGGCCAGGATAATCGAGGCAAGGCCTGTCTGCCCGATCAGTCGTCCCGGTCGTGCGAGGCTTCCAGCACACGGTAGGCGGCCGGCAGCACGATCAGGGTCAGGATGGTGGAGACCAGCAACCCCGAGATGATTGCCCAGGCCATGGGCGGCCAGAGCGTCGACTGGGTCCAGGTCAGGGGCAGCAGACCGGCGATGGTGGTGGCGGTGGTCAGCAGAATCGGGCGAATGCGTCGGGCGACGGCGGCGGGGATGGCCTGGTCGAGATGCAGGCCGTCGGCCACGCCGGCTTCGATGCGGTCGATCAGCACAATGGCGTTGTTGACCACGATGCCGATCAGGGCGACGACGCCGAGCATGGCGGTGAAGCTGAAGGGCTGGCCGCTGAGCAACAGGCCAGGGACCACGCCAGCCGCAGCCAAAGGCACGGTCAGCAGGACCAGGCCAGTCAATTTCAGACTGTTGAACTGCCACATGAGAAAACCCAGCAGGGCCAGCAGGCCGATGGGCAGGGTGCTGAACAGGGCCTGGTTGGCGTTACTGGCTTCGGCCGCGGCGCCGCCAGGCACGACGCGCACGC
Coding sequences:
- a CDS encoding type IV secretory system conjugative DNA transfer family protein is translated as MTRLESEVISITSDPPPTPILGWQRSASPNPGFGFQRKSTGSSPPGRRQAIEAGSEGHLMTIAPTGSGKGRSVIIPTLLSYTGPVIVVDPKGENYQVTARRRREMGQAVFKLDPFGVTGEDSSCFNLIDTIDVDHVSAYDQAVAMAELIVANRSLRDPFWDDSARLLTGALILHVATARPPVLRNLSEVFYLLNQTTEDMAFTIKELQKSKNEMVRFMASGFSATEARVWASILSTARASTGVFNGPAFGQISGNSEIPLDGIVRGDPISIYLILPPEKLDSHGSLLRVWIGSLMDQLCKRRHQVPEPTLFILDEAAQLGELKQLRRAVTLLRGYGVRTWSFWQDLSQLQSLYPDWETLYNNTRYIQTFGATTHLLGASLSRLLNLPGDVDPLKLTPGELILAEAGCPARVVLKPDYLKDACFRGHYDDNPFYQPALPVPALAESASQVVPIEPRAADDPESERDEPTDPGRAD
- a CDS encoding cyclic-phosphate processing receiver domain-containing protein is translated as MARPDGPKTPPIRLLVVEDNAERIARFERWMPPDVRVTFARSAGRAMRIIELDAGRVYAGMLLDHDLDDQNASDDELGLTGRHVVDRIIRHTDPDAAMLVHSINPGGARMMVRRLELAGFWVTRMPFPVLSEAKLRTWIDEIRSYWRP